ATTTCACTTCAAATTGGAGACACATAGCAATCATGCATGGTGTCACACAGTGTTTGCACAGGACATAAAcataatattcatatatatatatgtgttgaaccttttttacagtacagtgcaaAAGTCACCACCAGCTTTGAtgttttagcaatgctttaCGGTATAATGACTTAAACCGTTAAACAGTTtgctaatatactgtataagaccaactttcagtcacatatATAATGATACtgaattattactttattattaagtattcttttttatttagtaaactgCTGTGTtatcaagaaaaaataaatagtttattatttattattgacaCAATTGTAATAGTTTCCAtagtaaaacatttacaatttaACTAAATGTATGTTGTATTAATTTACATTAATATTACAATCACTTCAGgctatgatgtttttattttaagtccTTGAGTTTTAAGAATTTTTTTTTGGCGCAACCATGCCATTGTCGCAGCTTCTAACAGCACTCGCTCTCACTCATTCCTGTTTCCTCAGCCCTTTGGCTTTGTGCTACACGAGTGTGAAGTCAGCAAGCTCTCAGCGTTCAGATACCACAGTGTCATCTCAGTGACACTCAGAGGATTAGTTTTGTCGTTACTTTGTATCTTGGCTTCAGTGTCAGCCATTCAATCCACTTTTCTCATGTACTATACTGGAGCTTAATGTCAGACTAGGCTGTCATCCACTCTGTCTCGGTGTTCATCTCTGTCGCtgcccctcacacacacacacacacacattgcataAAGCCCTTTGTAACAGCACATTTAATCTTAAAATCTGAAACTGTGCCCTTTTTAGGCATGAGTGAGGCTGATCAACTATCATAAGTGATTCATATATATAATGACTAAATCATTGCTAACACCCAACTgaagattatttttcatttaaaaattcCAAATGTTTTGCGATGAAAAGAACGTTTTCCACAGGGTGtctggctttcttttttttgtctcccctGCCTGTCATTTTAGCCACATTTTTTTCTCGACCTCCGAAAATTATCTCTAACAATTAAACTCTGTTGGactaaaaacagagaaaatgcaTTTCATAATCACTCTGCCCTCCCTCCATCCAGTCAGCCAGCTCACTGGGGTCACATGTAAATGGAGAGGACCACTTTTTGGAAGGTTGTTTTAGAAGACGATGGTGTTTTGGGTACTGCTCCAAATCGTATAATTAACTGAAAAAAAGGTTAACGACAACGTGTCAATCCCCAATGCTTATGGTGTCTTacaatttatttgtgtttgttgcagcCTGCTTTGCCACATGTTCAGTTCAAAGGTTTCTTTGTGGTTGGAGCTGTGCACAGAGTTCATGACTGCACTGTAAATATATCATTCTTCAGTGCCTCAGTGTTGTCATGATTTCATCTGACTTGGGTTTTAATATTTGAGTGTTTTGACTGCAAACATTTAATGACAGATTAAACTGTATACACATCTGGTCTGTAGTTGTGAATCTTGGGTGTCTTGATGACAAAGCAGTAGATGAATGCagaaattgttgttttcctgtgtcgTAGCACCTCCTTAATACTTGTTGGCTGTTGTAATGATTGTGATCGTGGCAGGAAATATATTTTAATGGGCTGGTTAGTTCAGTCTTTCTTGTTCTTTTAAAGctgttcctgtgttttattctatCAATTAGATTAAAGCGCTGCCCTGGTTGTGGCATGAGGACATAGTTTGGTGTATGCaggacattgttgttttatgcaCTGATATCTTGGTGAACAGTCTGCTTGGTGGTGGGAATACAGTAATCAATCAGTAATCCTTTAGATGCAAGCTAATGAATACACAATATCTCAGTATGTAAATGTTGCAGTCAGAGTTTGCAGCGTTGATGAAGTGTCTTATTgttattagggctgcaactttTGTTGCACcaatcaaaaatgttgattggtgtttcctaaaccttgaaattatgattttatcaaATGTCTTTCGTCCACAAGACAAGCACATGCAGTTgtgatgattattttttgttatatggtgcAATTAAACCAGAAAAgcttaacatttaagaagctgtagaATTTGAGAAAACACTTAACTTaaatcgattgtcaaaatagttggaGGTCGTTTAATCGCCACAGCTCAATAGTTATAgtatataatttaaatatattttgcCTTCTGTTTCAATCTCAAGGCATATCATaattaaatgtagttttaatCATGATATAAtcacattaattttttttcttccatctgtTGTTGTGACTTATAAATCGGCATTTTCCATTAAACCCTTTAACCAACCTTTCATTCCTTCTGATTCTAAAATTCTTAAacattttgactgtttttctaGATAATTTCACTTTTGCCAGAAGAGTGGAAACCAGGAGAAACCTTGTATGGCTGTCCTTGGCAAGCAGTCGTCATCACTGCTTTAGTTGGAGTGATAACCATTGCTCTCTTCTTTTGGAGGACAGTGTTTGAGGTAAGCTTTGTGATATTGCTAGTCTGTGCTCAAAATTTGTGTTATAATTTCTCAGTCAACCAAGCGAATGAAAATGCATGATTTGAAGTATTTGAATTAGCTCAGATTTAATCGTTAGTTGTTCTACCTTGTCTTGAATGCAAATTAATTTATTACTGTCTAGATAACATGCACACTACTCACTATCACGCTACACGTAATTGATACAGTGACAGTTATAAACTATGTTTATATGATGTACTTATTTTGTTTCAAAATCGTTTTAGGTAAAGAAGAAAGAATACCTTGGTAAGTCACCCAagccccccaacacacacatgcacaattaTTTACACAATTGCATTTATGTGAAACTGACTGTGTGAATCATGTTAATTTGGAACAGTGGATGAAAAAAGGTTCACAGAGCAATTGCAGGCCCTTGTGAAAGAGAAGAACGATGCTCTCACAAAGATGTCTGAACTCCAGAAGCAGGTGAGCCAGAAGTAAAAGTTATCAAACATCTTTGAGCTACTTTTGATAAAATTATCATttcttaaattgttttttttctttcgcaAAGACTGAGCAACTCAAGGAAAACCAAAAGCAATCAAAGGAGACGGTTAGTAGTTCAGTGAAAAGGATGCAAGACCTGGAGGTAAGTGTTTTTATTGGTAATtgagattttaaaaatgaataagtgAACTTGTTGAATCTGGACGTTAAGTGACGTTTGTCTATGTTTTTTGCAGAGTAAAGTTTTGGAGGCACAATCACGCAATGAGCAGATCGCTGAGgaaaagaacacatttgcaATATTACTTGAAGAAGAGCGGGCAAACTCAATGCAATATGAAACCAGGGTAATTGTTGaatttttcccctcctctctttttaCCCATCATTTAATCCATCCTCTCTGAATTCATGATGTGTATATTTCCGTGTAACAGATTGAGAAACTGGAAAAGGCAAACGAGAAGCTACAGCTCAGCAGGAAAAAGATTCAGGATGCACTCACTAAGGTTTGACATCCTTTCACAATGTTGTGTGTATTACATTTGAGGATTATTTTAAGCTTTTAACCtcattcaaatatttatttttttaccacagaCTACTGCTCTCCTGGATGAGGCCAAGATTCGTGAAGACGCCCGAAATGTTCAGCGCAAATGTCttgaaaaagaatactcagcaCTAAAAGACGAGAGCAAGACGGTGAGACAACCTGATATGTTTGTCAATTTAATACACCTGTTACActgaaacagtgttttttcaaGTACAGACATTTCacttatttgacattttgttttttgcaaaagAGTTGATTCAGAACTCTTATAAAAAATTCAATCAAATGGAATCATTTTGATGCTATTTTCTTCTTACAGCTTAAAGTAACTATTAAGGACTGGGAGGACAAACACAAGGAGCTGAGCGAGCAGATTAAAAGCTATCATAAGTCTCAGAAAGATCTGGAGGATTCGTTGGTGCTCAAAGATCACAATGTAGAGGTCAGTCTGgggttttttctttctgtcattattTTACTTGGTACATTTCAGTCCTTTATCGGCAATAAATTATTGTCTCTGTCACAAAAACTTAGGTGCTGTCTGAACTTCTGGCAGACTTGGATGCTTGTGATCCACAAAAAGGTGACAACAAACTTTTAACCAATGGAGCAGCAGgtaactcaaactcaaacttttttcaaatattctaatccaaattttgacaattTCCAAATCCAAATTCTTTTCTGTATTTGACAGATAAGAAAACAGCCATAAAGAACAGGATTAAACAGATGATGGATGTTTCTCGGGTAAaacgacacaaaaacaattaaaactcaCTGTAATTAACCTGTGTAATGCTGTtgttctgttattgttttgtttttcttaatcgTCATGTTTGCTTTATTCTCAGGTCCAGACCACTCTTGCAGTCGTTGAAGAGGAGCGTGATCGCTTCATGTCTAAACTCCTGAATGAAGAAAAGTCTAGAAAGGGATTAGAAGGTATGTtgggaaattattattattattattgttatattatttcatataatataacattttttgaATACATACAAATGTCTTTTGAATACAATTCTCTCCCTGTCTTTGatgaaacatgtattttatttatttttaattacaaagAGCAACACCAGGAGCTGGAACACGCCATTGCAACTTTAAAAAGCGAGAAGAGCCACGTGGAGAACCAGTTCAAAATCCTGCAGcagaaaaatgaaatcatgGTTGAAATGTACCATCAAAAGGAAAATGCTCTCCAACAGTAAGTGAAGCCTGCTGCAGTAATTCATCAGTGTTTTACACAGTTGCTCCAGTCACAACGACGATGATGAAAATATTGATTAAGCTGTAttgctgttgtctctgtgtcttcataGGAGACTAACCAAGGAGGAGCTGGAGCGACGCAGCAAAGAGAATATGCTGTCTGAGGTGGGAGGAAAAGCTCTGGAAGCAGAGGAGCAGGTCAAAGTTTTAAGGCAGCGCATCAGTGAAATGGAGGAGCAGATGAAGAAGACTGAGGAAGTTTACAAAGAGCAGGTAGACTTCTTGTTACCCTCTTCAATATTGAAATGATTCAGTCTTAGGTACCTGAAGACTGACTTGTTGCtttgcttttccttttgttttagaTAAAGgagcaagaaaacaaaactcactCAAACTGGGTAATTTGCACTGATGGACACAGTTTGTTCATATGCGCTAAATACAACACATCCATATTGGAGGTTGACAAAGTTAAATATAATggttttatgtacattttttatgttCAATTTCTCTCCAGGTGACCGCTCGCAACGCAGAGAGAGCGTTGAATCAAGAGAAACTGGAATCGTCCAAGCTCCATGAGAAGTAAGTATTGTCAGAATtaccaaaaacacactgtagatATCAGTGTTTGAGACTTTTGTGTGATTGTTCAGCTTCACACAGCTGACTTTCAtgtgtgaattatttaaatttttttcattcacaggCTCACTGTGCTATCCTCGCAGCTGAATGATCGGCGCTCTTCTCTCTTCAGACCGAACTCTGGACAACCTGCAGGTCCTCGCcaaggtaaacacacactgttctgcCGCTTTCTTTTTTGGATAGTTCCCATCCTGTGGAGCCTTGGGTGTCACACTGTTGCTTTCTACTAATATTCTGcgtttgattttgtgttttgtattatatttatgaCTAAATAATTCTTTATCACAGTTCAGCATTTCTCATTTCAATGTACTTGACCTTCTCTGAGAACCTGGGACGATGTGTGTCTTCTCCTTTGACATAAATGGTTGGTTTGATATCAACAGGTGATTCATATGGGCCTTCACCTGTCAGTGGGGGAGCACCTTCCCCTCCAATAATGATCGAGGGCCCTAGGCGCCCTCCGTCGGCTCCTGTGGGGCGAAGAATTGACCCGTATGGTGAGTCCCCATGGATTATATCAGCCGCCCTTTCTCTTTTGATTTGAACCATAGTTGGACATCACTCCTCTTCTTCAACCTTTGGCCtataatctgttttgttttgtttttccctcctgaTTCTGTCCTTTTCAGCTCTTTAAAACCATCTCTTATTCCGTTTATTTCTCCCCAGTGTGTTTGTTATCCTGCCACAACTGCCACAACTCTTTTTCTTGTCTtgctttttccttcttttagttgaatgtgaagatttttccattttgaaaatattgttCTTGCAGATGAAATGACGTTTGCCATTTGTGTCTATAAAGGCCCTGAAAACACTTCAGCCCTATATATAAGCATTATGATTTGATCAATTACAgtattttgttctgtttgttacAACATTTGTTTGCAGTTGCAAACAAGAGAATTC
The nucleotide sequence above comes from Solea senegalensis isolate Sse05_10M linkage group LG3, IFAPA_SoseM_1, whole genome shotgun sequence. Encoded proteins:
- the LOC122766233 gene encoding transport and Golgi organization protein 1 homolog, producing the protein MVFWIISLLPEEWKPGETLYGCPWQAVVITALVGVITIALFFWRTVFEVKKKEYLVDEKRFTEQLQALVKEKNDALTKMSELQKQTEQLKENQKQSKETVSSSVKRMQDLESKVLEAQSRNEQIAEEKNTFAILLEEERANSMQYETRIEKLEKANEKLQLSRKKIQDALTKTTALLDEAKIREDARNVQRKCLEKEYSALKDESKTLKVTIKDWEDKHKELSEQIKSYHKSQKDLEDSLVLKDHNVEVLSELLADLDACDPQKGDNKLLTNGAADKKTAIKNRIKQMMDVSRVQTTLAVVEEERDRFMSKLLNEEKSRKGLEEQHQELEHAIATLKSEKSHVENQFKILQQKNEIMVEMYHQKENALQQRLTKEELERRSKENMLSEVGGKALEAEEQVKVLRQRISEMEEQMKKTEEVYKEQIKEQENKTHSNWVTARNAERALNQEKLESSKLHEKLTVLSSQLNDRRSSLFRPNSGQPAGPRQGDSYGPSPVSGGAPSPPIMIEGPRRPPSAPVGRRIDPYGPRPPSEPHGRYAENKHIPGMDMMGPRSSSPANMDTSTQEVDPQVKAEAQAEASTESPEPGPGSFIVSPIRDSSASKLPVPPHDPLLPPGRLPPPGPYRPPRPGPYHLPPGPPPPNLPPLPLPVNGHPGMPLPGPMGGDFGPRPANGHAFPPRLGPGHVMDPRGPPPPNFRPPPSHLYRPMPPPHGLRGPVGPRPPIPPDMRFPRDHAFPPMDLPPGVHPLPAYAGDAYGQVPPNVLQNSAGTHSSSGQDLHVKQEAPQDSARPATVQP